From Triticum aestivum cultivar Chinese Spring chromosome 4A, IWGSC CS RefSeq v2.1, whole genome shotgun sequence, a single genomic window includes:
- the LOC123081862 gene encoding myb-related protein Zm38, producing MGRPPCCDKANVKKGPWTAEEDAKLLAYTSNHGTGNWTSVPQRAGLKRCGKSCRLRYTNYLRPNLKHENFTQEEEELIVTLHAMLGSRWSLIANQLPGRTDNDVKNYWNTKLSKKLRQRGIDPITHRPIADLMQSIGTLPIRPPPSAAGASSSSYIPVNPAAAPGLQPLHDDVKYHAVLNHHQQQVITLLDPDAPGAAASPDHQLKWSDFLADDAAAFEAAPQVVLGQYQEAAVAGGGAAYGDTDSIAADGVGGGGEDSAASAFIDAMLDSDKKMGVDQLIADLLADPAYYYGGGSSSSTSELGRGG from the exons ATGGGGCGGCCGCCGTGCTGCGACAAGGCCAACGTGAAGAAGGGGCCGTGGACGGCGGAGGAGGACGCCAAGCTGCTGGCCTACACCTCCAACCATGGCACCGGCAACTGGACCTCTGTTCCCCAGAGGGCAG GGCTGAAGCGGTGCGGGAAGAGCTGCAGGCTGAGGTACACCAACTACCTGAGGCCCAACCTCAAGCACGAGAACTTcacgcaggaggaggaggagctcatcgtCACCCTCCATGCCATGCTGGGAAGCAG GTGGTCTCTGATCGCGAACCAGCTGCCGGGGCGGACGGACAACGACGTCAAGAATTACTGGAACACCAAGCTGAGCAAGAAGCTGCGGCAGCGGGGCATCGACCCCATCACCCATCGCCCCATCGCCGACCTCATGCAGAGCATCGGCACCCTCCCCATCCGCCCGCCGCCCAGCGCCGCGGGTGCCTCCTCGTCCTCCTACATCCCCGTGAACCCAGCGGCGGCGCCGGGGCTCCAGCCGCTGCACGACGACGTCAAATACCACGCAGTCCTGAACCACCACCAGCAGCAGGTCATCACGCTCCTCGACCCCGACGCGCCAGGGGCGGCGGCGTCCCCGGACCACCAGCTCAAGTGGAGCGACTTCCTTgccgacgacgccgccgccttCGAGGCGGCGCCGCAGGTGGTTCTTGGTCAGTACCAGGAGGCCGCGGTGGCTGGTGGCGGAGCAGCGTATGGAGACACTGATAGTATTGCAGCCGATGGTGTCGGCGGGGGCGGGGAGGATAGCGCAGCGTCAGCGTTCATCGACGCGATGCTGGACAGCGACAAAAAGATGGGCGTGGACCAGCTCATCGCCGACCTGCTCGCCGACCCGGCATACTACTACGGCGGAGGCTCTTCCTCTTCGACGTCGGAGCTGGGGCGGGGCGGTTGA
- the LOC123085604 gene encoding glycine-rich cell wall structural protein 1.0 — MEDSVGEAERREQEEAMAQGKKRGREEEQEAGVGRAVEGKAEVAVAEEGGFLSSMASKIGVAMSGANGSGGAGDTGEGNGNGNRSALAASDGNGEKAAGNGIFHKLLSSSSPSPPATEEENRGGKDEDEGGEQAGILSAMASKIGMAMSGNGTHGGGGEDVDHGIGEDEDKEKETGGDEPSSNGGGLVKQIMSNLPTSETRGPDAEEASLLISIIDD; from the exons ATGGAGGATTCGGTGGGCGAGGCGGAGAGGAGGGAGCAGGAGGAGGCCATGGCGCAGGGGAAGAAGCGCGGGCGAGAGGAAGAGCAGGAGGCCGGCGTTGGTCGCGCGGTGGAGGGGAAGGCGGAGGTGGCGGTGGCTGAGGAGGGCGGGTTTCTCAGCAGCATGGCGTCCAAGATCGGCGTGGCCATGTCGGGTGCTAACGGGAGCGGCGGCGCTGGGGACACCGGCGAAGGCAATGGCAACGGCAACAGGAGCGCGCTTGCTGCCTCTGACGGCAACGGGGAGAAGGCGGCCGGCAATGGCATCTTCCACAAGCTGCTGTCCAGCTCGTCTCCCTCCCCGCCGGCCACAG AGGAGGAGAATAGGGGAGGGAAAGACGAGGACGAAGGCGGCGAGCAGGCCGGGATACTGAGCGCCATGGCTTCCAAGATCGGCATGGCCATGTCTGGCAATGGGAcccacggcggcggcggggaagatgTTGATCACGGTATAGGTGAGGacgaggacaaggagaaggagacgGGAGGCGACGAGCCGAGCTCCAACGGCGGTGGGCTCGTTAAGCAGATCATGTCCAACCTCCCCACTTCAG AAACTAGGGGGCCCGATGCTGAGGAGGCCTCCCTGCTCATCTCCATCATCGACGACTAG